One Corynebacterium efficiens YS-314 DNA segment encodes these proteins:
- a CDS encoding beta-phosphoglucomutase family hydrolase, translated as MVDPDSPSGLEPGISAVLFDMDGVVTNTALIHATAWKSLFDDVIADRAPEQELFNKETDYRAYVDGLSREDGVRSFLASRGVDIPEGSAEDGPDEVTIHGLAARKQGYFDEALDRQGVEVFPDTLQLLKRLKKEGIPAALVTSSRNSGPILDTAGITDLFATRVDGNDILEQGLAGKPAPDPFLAAARQLGARPEQCVVLEDSSAGVKAAHDGCFGLVIGVDRADDIDELWEAGADRVLRDVSTLDLHTGWHVGKTDRPDPWLLSYDDFDPEAESMREALCAVGNGYWATRASIPGTHAGDIHYPGTYLAGIFNRVENCTDGSPDETEHLINAPDWTFLRVETADGQVLHPSDDELLDYRQELDLRHGVLRRMVRRRDGQGRITRISTEQFQSMAQPQLAALRVVVDAENWEGDVQVFSAINGDVRNTNVADDTALETRHLRTPIRHHLDERTVLLEARTTQSDIVVAMATRTTVSTPTADAVTVRPADTARSAGQQYSSAVAPDSPLVVDKVVAVATSRDEALSTPALAAGKRIRRAENYGELHAQHIRRWAQLWRLFHVNIEDGRQASLSLNLHTFHVLQSVASATTDLDAGVPARGLHGEGYRGHIFWDELFVYPMLTLRQPALTRALLLYRFRRLDEARAAAREIGLRGALFPWQSGSDGREETPPRLLNPRNGQWIPDNSHQQHHIGLAVAFSVWNYHQVTQDQAFLTDVGAELVIEVARLFASNTEHDPTEDRYSISGVMGPDEFHDGYPGRPGEGLRDNTYTNVLASWTMARVPEILDALDPHEAEALRDRLDLSDDELSRMARISSRLTIHFHDDGVISQFAGYEDLKEFPWEHYREKYEDIGRLDLILQDEGDSPNNYRLSKQADLLMLFYLFSVEELRAILEHMGYELSDDAVDRTIDFYLERSSDGSSLSQLVHAWVLSSKNRAKSWSLFHRALDTDLSDGKGSSTAEGIHMGAMAGTIDMILRCYGGVEIQEGLLVLDPQLPDELPAASFQLHYRGQPISVQIAHDQVRLVLEASVAKPIEVRVGTTRKTLSPGDVWEVDLPAR; from the coding sequence ATGGTTGATCCTGATTCTCCCAGTGGACTTGAGCCCGGCATTTCCGCCGTGCTTTTCGACATGGACGGGGTGGTCACCAACACCGCCCTGATCCATGCGACCGCCTGGAAATCCCTGTTCGATGATGTCATCGCGGACAGGGCACCCGAGCAGGAACTGTTCAACAAGGAGACGGATTACCGCGCCTACGTGGATGGGCTCTCCCGTGAGGACGGGGTCCGTTCATTCCTGGCCTCACGGGGCGTCGACATCCCTGAGGGGAGTGCGGAGGATGGCCCGGACGAGGTCACCATCCACGGGCTGGCGGCCCGGAAGCAGGGGTACTTCGATGAGGCACTTGACCGGCAGGGTGTGGAGGTATTCCCCGACACGCTGCAGCTGCTGAAGCGGTTGAAAAAGGAGGGCATCCCCGCTGCACTGGTCACCTCCAGCCGCAACAGCGGTCCGATCCTGGACACCGCGGGTATCACCGATCTCTTCGCCACCCGCGTGGACGGCAACGACATCCTCGAGCAGGGTCTGGCCGGTAAACCCGCACCCGATCCCTTCCTCGCCGCGGCCCGTCAGCTGGGCGCGCGTCCTGAGCAGTGTGTGGTCCTGGAGGATTCCTCCGCCGGGGTCAAGGCCGCCCATGACGGCTGCTTCGGGCTGGTCATCGGGGTGGACCGCGCCGATGACATCGACGAGTTGTGGGAGGCCGGCGCGGATCGGGTGCTTCGCGACGTCTCCACCCTCGACCTGCATACCGGCTGGCACGTGGGAAAAACCGACCGACCTGATCCCTGGTTGTTGTCCTACGACGATTTCGATCCCGAGGCAGAGAGCATGCGGGAAGCTCTCTGCGCGGTGGGCAACGGCTACTGGGCCACCCGCGCCTCCATCCCGGGGACCCACGCGGGCGATATCCATTATCCCGGCACCTACCTGGCCGGGATCTTCAACCGGGTGGAGAACTGCACCGATGGGAGCCCGGACGAGACCGAACACCTGATCAACGCCCCCGACTGGACCTTCCTCCGGGTGGAAACCGCAGACGGACAGGTCCTGCACCCATCCGATGATGAACTGCTGGATTACCGGCAGGAGCTTGACCTGCGTCACGGGGTGCTGCGCCGGATGGTGCGCCGTCGCGATGGGCAGGGCAGGATCACCCGCATCAGCACCGAGCAGTTCCAGTCCATGGCACAGCCACAGTTGGCGGCGCTGCGGGTGGTCGTGGATGCCGAGAACTGGGAGGGGGATGTGCAGGTGTTCTCCGCCATCAACGGTGATGTCCGCAACACCAATGTGGCCGATGACACCGCACTGGAAACCCGTCATCTCAGGACCCCGATCCGTCACCACCTGGATGAACGCACCGTCCTGTTGGAGGCACGGACCACGCAGTCCGACATCGTCGTGGCCATGGCCACCCGCACCACCGTGAGCACTCCCACCGCCGATGCGGTCACAGTGCGTCCGGCGGATACCGCCAGGTCGGCGGGCCAGCAGTATTCCAGCGCGGTTGCGCCCGACAGTCCGCTGGTGGTGGACAAGGTGGTCGCGGTGGCCACCTCACGGGATGAGGCCCTGTCCACACCGGCCCTGGCGGCCGGGAAACGGATCCGGCGGGCTGAGAACTACGGAGAGCTGCATGCCCAGCACATTCGCCGGTGGGCCCAGCTGTGGCGGCTGTTCCATGTGAACATCGAGGATGGCCGGCAGGCCTCTCTGTCCCTGAACCTGCACACCTTCCACGTCCTGCAGTCCGTCGCCTCCGCCACCACGGATCTCGATGCGGGTGTCCCAGCCCGGGGTCTGCACGGTGAGGGCTACCGGGGTCATATCTTCTGGGATGAGTTGTTTGTCTATCCCATGTTGACGCTGCGCCAACCGGCGCTGACCCGTGCCCTGTTGCTCTACCGCTTCCGGCGTCTCGACGAGGCCCGGGCGGCAGCAAGGGAGATCGGCCTGCGGGGAGCCCTGTTTCCCTGGCAGAGCGGCAGCGATGGGCGGGAGGAGACCCCGCCCCGGCTGCTCAACCCCAGGAACGGGCAGTGGATTCCGGACAATTCCCACCAGCAGCACCACATCGGCCTCGCGGTGGCCTTCAGCGTGTGGAACTACCACCAGGTCACCCAGGACCAGGCGTTCCTCACCGACGTGGGTGCCGAGCTGGTCATCGAGGTGGCCCGCCTATTCGCCAGCAACACCGAACACGACCCCACGGAGGACCGCTACAGCATCAGTGGTGTGATGGGACCGGATGAATTCCATGACGGTTATCCCGGCCGTCCGGGGGAGGGGCTGCGCGACAACACCTACACCAACGTCCTGGCGTCCTGGACCATGGCCCGGGTGCCGGAGATCCTCGACGCCCTGGACCCCCACGAGGCCGAAGCCCTGCGGGACCGGCTTGACCTCAGTGATGATGAACTGAGCCGCATGGCCCGGATCAGCAGCCGGCTGACCATCCACTTCCATGACGATGGGGTGATCAGCCAGTTCGCCGGCTATGAAGACCTCAAGGAATTCCCGTGGGAGCACTACCGGGAGAAATATGAGGACATCGGCCGTCTCGACCTCATCCTCCAGGATGAGGGGGACAGCCCGAACAACTACCGATTGTCCAAGCAGGCTGATCTGCTCATGTTGTTCTACCTGTTCTCCGTGGAGGAGCTCCGGGCGATCCTTGAACACATGGGCTACGAGCTCAGCGATGATGCGGTGGACCGCACCATCGACTTCTATCTGGAGCGCAGCAGCGATGGCTCATCCCTGAGCCAGCTGGTCCACGCCTGGGTGCTGTCCAGCAAGAACCGGGCGAAGTCCTGGTCACTTTTCCACCGGGCACTGGATACCGACCTGTCGGATGGCAAGGGCAGTTCCACCGCGGAGGGCATCCACATGGGGGCGATGGCAGGCACCATCGACATGATCCTGCGGTGTTACGGCGGCGTGGAGATCCAGGAGGGGCTCCTGGTCCTCGACCCGCAGCTGCCCGATGAACTACCCGCTGCCTCCTTCCAGCTGCATTATCGGGGGCAACCCATCTCGGTTCAGATCGCCCATGATCAGGTGCGGTTGGTGTTGGAAGCCAGCGTCGCCAAGCCCATCGAGGTTCGGGTGGGCACCACCCGCAAAACCCTGAGCCCCGGGGACGTGTGGGAGGTTGACCTGCCCGCCCGCTAG
- a CDS encoding sodium-dependent transporter — translation MSSPSPASTPSSTTGPQRREVFSSRYVFMLAAIGSAVGLGNIWRFPYVAYDNGGGAFLIPYLIALLTAGIPLLFLDFALGHRYRGSAPLVFRRFKKRTEPLGWIQVGIAFFITIYYAVIIGWAGLYAIKSLTQAWGDDPDTYFFSDFLQFDAESAFSLDIVPQIALALFFVWLLAIIVLAVGVDKGIGKVSMIFMPILVITFLIVCIRAVFLPGAEVGLDALFTPDWSALTNPTVWVAAYGQIFFSLSVGFGIMLTYSSYLKPRTNLTGTGLVTGFANSSFEVLAGIGVFAALGFMAVQANVAVDEVATSGIGLAFVAFPAIINQMPLGGLFGFLFFASLFLAGFTSLFSLLEVVVSAVKDKFDLQRKTAAVSVGVVMAILSLMLFSTTSGLATLDIMDKFTNNVGIVAIALIVVIVVDWVLRRIDEFSMHLNSVSSFRVNTLWRICVVNITTLVLGFTLIQELITLSQEPYGGYSELQVALFGWAVLAIIVVVAIIAPLVPWPSHLSVDGPPGSDFGVLPEFRRAYHRPRRWGSDADFEPFDPTENALAVPVITNTTPEGRTTP, via the coding sequence ATGTCTTCGCCCTCCCCTGCGTCCACTCCCTCCTCCACCACTGGCCCACAGCGCCGCGAAGTCTTCTCCTCACGTTATGTGTTCATGCTCGCGGCCATCGGTTCGGCCGTCGGCCTGGGCAATATCTGGCGATTCCCCTACGTTGCCTACGACAACGGTGGTGGCGCCTTCCTCATCCCCTACCTGATCGCACTCCTGACGGCGGGTATCCCGCTGCTGTTCCTGGATTTCGCGCTCGGCCACCGCTACCGCGGCAGTGCCCCCCTGGTGTTCCGGCGGTTCAAGAAGCGCACCGAACCCCTCGGCTGGATCCAGGTGGGCATCGCCTTCTTCATCACGATCTACTATGCCGTGATCATCGGCTGGGCCGGCCTGTATGCCATCAAGTCTCTCACCCAGGCCTGGGGTGATGACCCGGACACCTACTTCTTCAGTGACTTCCTGCAATTCGACGCTGAGTCAGCCTTCTCCCTGGATATCGTCCCGCAGATCGCGCTCGCCCTGTTCTTCGTATGGTTACTGGCCATCATCGTGCTGGCGGTCGGCGTGGACAAGGGCATCGGCAAGGTGTCGATGATCTTCATGCCGATCCTGGTCATCACCTTCCTCATCGTCTGTATCCGCGCGGTGTTCCTGCCCGGTGCGGAGGTCGGCCTGGATGCCCTGTTCACCCCGGACTGGAGTGCACTGACCAACCCGACGGTGTGGGTTGCAGCCTATGGGCAGATCTTCTTCTCCCTGTCGGTCGGTTTCGGCATCATGCTCACCTACTCCTCCTACCTGAAGCCCCGCACCAACCTGACCGGCACCGGTCTGGTCACCGGTTTCGCCAACTCCTCCTTTGAGGTGCTCGCCGGCATCGGTGTCTTCGCGGCACTCGGTTTCATGGCGGTGCAGGCCAACGTGGCGGTCGATGAGGTGGCCACCTCCGGTATCGGCCTGGCATTCGTGGCGTTCCCTGCCATCATCAACCAGATGCCCCTGGGTGGGCTGTTCGGGTTCCTGTTCTTCGCCTCCCTCTTCCTCGCCGGTTTCACCTCGTTGTTCTCACTACTGGAGGTGGTGGTCTCCGCTGTCAAGGACAAATTCGACCTACAGCGCAAGACCGCGGCCGTCAGTGTGGGGGTGGTCATGGCGATTCTGTCCCTGATGCTGTTTTCCACAACCTCCGGTCTGGCAACCCTGGACATCATGGACAAGTTCACCAACAACGTGGGCATCGTCGCCATCGCCCTGATCGTGGTCATTGTTGTCGACTGGGTGCTGCGCCGCATCGATGAGTTCTCCATGCACCTGAACTCGGTGTCCTCCTTCCGCGTCAACACCCTCTGGCGCATCTGCGTGGTCAACATCACCACCCTGGTGCTGGGGTTCACCCTCATTCAGGAACTGATCACCCTGTCCCAGGAACCCTACGGGGGTTACTCCGAACTGCAGGTGGCACTGTTCGGCTGGGCGGTCCTCGCCATCATCGTGGTGGTGGCCATCATCGCCCCGCTGGTGCCATGGCCCAGCCACCTCAGTGTCGATGGTCCCCCCGGTTCGGATTTTGGTGTTCTGCCGGAATTCAGGCGGGCCTACCACCGCCCGCGTCGTTGGGGCTCCGACGCGGACTTCGAGCCTTTCGACCCCACCGAGAACGCCCTGGCGGTCCCCGTGATCACCAACACCACCCCGGAAGGAAGAACAACACCATGA
- a CDS encoding solute symporter family protein, with protein MHILAAEQVSTGNPILNISIFILFIVVTMTVVVRATRTTSQKGTDFYTGGASFSGTQNGLAISGDYLSAAAFLGVTGAIALSGYDGFLYSVAFLIALLVALVLVAEPLRNTGRFTMADVLSFRLKQKPVRLAAAISTLAISLFYLIAQMAGAGGLVALLLGINGEAAQAIVVAIVGALMIIYVLVGGMKGTTYIQMIKAVLLVGGSIIITLLTFVAVKGGFNAVLEAAVLNHPQGDAILNPGLKYGANELTKLDFISLGAALVFGTAGLPHVLMRFYTVPTAKEARGSMTWTIAIVALFFLMTVVMGYGAAALVGAEQIANAPGGANSAVLLLASRVGGTIFMAIISAVAFATILAVVAGLAITASASVAHDIYNSVIRDGKATEEEQVRVSRITVIVIGILAIVLGIGAMGQNIAFLVALAFGIAAAANLPTILYSLYWKRFNTTGALFSIYGGLLTSVILIIFSPAVSGAETAMLPNVDFAWFPLTNPAIVAIPTGFLMGIIGTFLGKPDNFPLKRAEMEVRSLTGVGVEKPVEH; from the coding sequence ATGCACATCCTCGCTGCTGAGCAGGTTTCCACCGGAAACCCGATCCTCAACATCTCCATCTTCATCCTGTTCATCGTGGTGACCATGACCGTCGTGGTCCGTGCCACCCGCACCACCTCCCAGAAGGGCACCGATTTCTACACCGGTGGTGCCTCCTTCTCCGGTACCCAGAATGGCCTGGCCATCTCCGGTGACTATCTCTCCGCCGCGGCCTTCCTCGGTGTGACCGGCGCGATCGCCCTGAGCGGTTATGACGGCTTCCTGTACTCGGTGGCCTTCCTCATCGCCCTGCTCGTCGCCCTCGTGCTCGTGGCCGAGCCACTGCGTAACACCGGTCGGTTCACCATGGCCGATGTGCTGTCCTTCCGTCTGAAGCAGAAGCCCGTGCGTCTGGCTGCCGCCATCTCCACCCTGGCGATCTCGCTGTTCTACCTCATCGCCCAGATGGCCGGTGCCGGTGGACTCGTGGCCCTGCTGCTCGGTATCAACGGTGAGGCCGCCCAGGCCATCGTCGTCGCCATCGTCGGCGCCCTGATGATCATCTATGTGCTGGTCGGTGGCATGAAGGGCACCACCTACATCCAGATGATCAAGGCGGTCCTGCTCGTTGGTGGTTCCATCATCATCACCCTGCTGACCTTCGTCGCCGTCAAGGGGGGCTTCAACGCCGTCCTCGAGGCCGCTGTCCTGAACCACCCACAGGGTGACGCCATCCTCAACCCGGGCCTGAAGTACGGCGCGAATGAGCTGACCAAGCTGGACTTCATCTCCCTCGGTGCCGCCTTGGTCTTCGGTACCGCCGGTCTGCCCCACGTGCTCATGCGTTTCTACACCGTGCCCACCGCCAAGGAAGCACGCGGGTCCATGACCTGGACCATCGCAATCGTCGCACTGTTCTTCCTCATGACCGTCGTCATGGGTTATGGTGCAGCCGCGCTCGTCGGTGCTGAGCAGATCGCCAACGCCCCGGGTGGCGCCAACTCCGCGGTCCTCCTGCTGGCCTCCCGTGTCGGTGGCACCATCTTCATGGCCATCATCTCCGCGGTCGCCTTCGCCACCATCCTGGCTGTGGTCGCCGGCCTCGCCATCACGGCCTCTGCCTCGGTGGCCCACGATATCTACAACTCCGTGATCCGTGACGGCAAGGCCACCGAGGAGGAGCAGGTCCGCGTCTCCCGTATCACCGTGATCGTCATCGGTATCCTGGCCATCGTCCTGGGCATCGGTGCCATGGGACAGAACATCGCCTTCCTGGTGGCACTCGCCTTCGGTATCGCCGCCGCCGCGAACCTGCCGACCATCCTGTACTCCCTGTACTGGAAGCGCTTCAACACCACCGGCGCCCTGTTCTCCATCTACGGTGGTCTGCTGACCTCGGTCATCCTGATTATCTTCTCCCCGGCGGTGTCCGGTGCAGAGACCGCCATGCTGCCGAACGTGGACTTCGCATGGTTCCCGCTGACGAACCCGGCGATCGTCGCTATCCCGACCGGTTTCCTCATGGGCATCATCGGCACCTTCCTGGGCAAGCCGGACAACTTCCCGCTCAAGCGCGCCGAGATGGAGGTCCGCTCCCTGACCGGTGTGGGCGTCGAGAAGCCCGTCGAGCACTAG
- a CDS encoding YtoQ family protein — protein sequence MSFNVYLSGEIHTDWREEIQRGAEAAGLDVVFTAPVTDHPASDAAGDHLGETPSDFWRDHQSAKVNAIRTRTLIEKADLVVVRFGDKYKQWNAAFDAGYCAALGKPYVTLHDADLIHPLKEVDAEAQGWCQTTDQVVETLRYVLKA from the coding sequence ATGAGCTTCAATGTCTACCTTTCCGGCGAGATCCACACCGACTGGCGCGAGGAGATCCAGCGCGGCGCCGAGGCCGCCGGCCTGGACGTGGTTTTCACCGCACCCGTGACCGACCACCCGGCCAGTGATGCCGCAGGTGACCACCTCGGTGAGACCCCCAGCGACTTCTGGCGTGATCACCAGTCCGCCAAGGTCAACGCCATTCGCACCCGGACCCTCATCGAGAAGGCCGATTTAGTGGTGGTGCGCTTCGGTGACAAGTACAAGCAGTGGAACGCCGCCTTCGACGCTGGGTACTGCGCCGCGCTGGGTAAGCCCTACGTGACGCTTCACGACGCCGACCTCATCCACCCGCTCAAGGAAGTCGATGCGGAGGCGCAGGGTTGGTGCCAGACCACCGACCAGGTGGTGGAGACCCTGCGCTACGTGCTCAAGGCTTAA
- a CDS encoding YwqG family protein, whose product MVPQLLDRGATELCRADQPGRGCRGDGQPASRPLPAREMLFFFYDAEAFGWGFEPEDRHGQRVFFFDGPMEELTPTPAPTGIDVYEPRSLTFVAATELPDVTSDLVDPDLDDDEYDTYLDLVENHELSLDTKLLGHSNNVQEGMELTCELASRGISAGTSESRRDVGAEVREGARHWRLLLQVDSDDHTGMTWGANEGCLYFWIREDDLAHGRFERSWQTLQT is encoded by the coding sequence CTGGTTCCTCAACTCCTCGACCGGGGCGCCACTGAACTTTGTCGCGCAGATCAACCTGGCCGAGGTTGCCGCGGTGACGGACAGCCCGCTTCCCGCCCGCTTCCCGCCCGCGAAATGCTGTTCTTCTTCTATGACGCCGAGGCCTTCGGGTGGGGTTTCGAGCCAGAGGACCGTCACGGGCAGCGGGTGTTCTTCTTCGACGGGCCGATGGAGGAACTGACACCGACACCGGCCCCCACGGGCATCGACGTGTATGAGCCGAGGAGTCTGACCTTCGTTGCCGCCACGGAACTGCCGGATGTGACGAGCGATCTCGTCGATCCCGACCTCGACGATGATGAGTACGACACCTATCTGGATCTCGTCGAGAATCATGAGCTGAGCCTGGACACCAAACTGTTGGGCCACTCGAATAATGTCCAGGAGGGCATGGAGCTGACCTGCGAACTCGCCAGTCGGGGGATATCCGCGGGCACGTCAGAGAGCCGTCGCGACGTAGGGGCGGAGGTCCGCGAAGGCGCGCGTCACTGGAGGCTGCTGCTGCAGGTGGACAGCGACGACCACACTGGCATGACGTGGGGTGCAAATGAAGGGTGCCTCTACTTCTGGATCAGGGAGGACGACCTCGCACACGGACGCTTTGAGCGTTCCTGGCAGACCCTGCAGACTTAA
- a CDS encoding DUF485 domain-containing protein — protein MNPSAPTPEEFLEVSESREFGELRSTFRRFAFPMTIAFLVWFFFYIITATYATDFVSTRVYGAINVGMILGLAQFVTAALVTWVYVRFADRKLDPATAAIRAQIEDTSRATNADLEGQVN, from the coding sequence ATGAATCCCTCTGCCCCAACACCTGAAGAATTCCTCGAAGTGAGTGAATCCCGGGAGTTCGGTGAACTGCGTAGTACGTTCCGCAGGTTTGCATTCCCCATGACCATCGCCTTCCTGGTGTGGTTCTTCTTCTACATCATCACCGCCACCTACGCGACGGACTTCGTGTCCACCCGCGTCTACGGCGCCATCAACGTCGGAATGATTCTCGGCCTGGCACAGTTCGTCACCGCTGCTCTGGTCACCTGGGTATATGTCCGTTTCGCCGACAGGAAGCTCGATCCGGCCACCGCGGCCATCCGTGCCCAGATCGAGGACACCTCCCGTGCAACCAACGCTGACCTCGAAGGACAGGTGAACTAA
- the ychF gene encoding redox-regulated ATPase YchF, which translates to MSLTLGIVGLPNVGKSTLFNALTRNDVLAANYPFATIEPNIGLVELPDDRLPRLAEIFGSERILPATVSFVDIAGIVKGASEGEGMGNAFLANIREADAICQVVRAFSDDNVIHVDGRVDPANDISVINTELILADLQTIEKAIPRLEKESRKDKSLVETLDEVKKAQAILEDDRTLFSAAKNGEVDLTLIRDLHLMTAKPFLYVFNSDEEVLTDEAKKEELRALVAPADCVFLDAQTETELLELDEEEAAELLESVGQTEPGLHSLARAGFETLGLQTYLTAGPKETRAWTIRKGDTAPQAAGVIHTDFERGFIKAEIVSFDDLEAAGSMAEAKAQGKVRQEGKDYVMADGDVVEFKFNV; encoded by the coding sequence GTGAGCCTTACTCTTGGAATTGTCGGCCTGCCCAATGTTGGCAAGTCCACCCTCTTTAATGCCCTGACCCGTAACGATGTGCTGGCCGCGAACTACCCCTTCGCCACCATCGAACCGAACATCGGGTTGGTTGAACTGCCCGATGACCGCCTGCCCCGCCTGGCGGAGATCTTCGGTTCCGAGCGCATCCTGCCTGCCACCGTGTCCTTCGTGGACATCGCCGGCATCGTCAAGGGCGCCTCCGAGGGCGAGGGCATGGGCAACGCCTTCCTGGCCAATATCCGCGAGGCGGACGCCATCTGCCAGGTGGTCCGTGCCTTCAGTGATGACAATGTCATCCACGTCGACGGCCGCGTCGACCCGGCCAATGACATCTCCGTGATCAACACCGAGCTGATCCTGGCTGACCTGCAGACCATCGAAAAGGCCATCCCGCGCCTGGAGAAGGAATCCCGCAAGGACAAGTCCCTGGTGGAGACCCTCGATGAGGTGAAGAAGGCCCAGGCCATCCTCGAGGATGACCGCACGCTGTTCTCCGCAGCGAAGAACGGTGAGGTCGACCTGACGCTCATCCGCGACCTGCACCTGATGACCGCCAAGCCCTTCCTCTATGTCTTCAACTCCGACGAGGAGGTGCTGACCGACGAGGCAAAGAAGGAAGAACTCCGCGCACTCGTGGCACCGGCGGACTGCGTCTTCCTGGACGCCCAGACCGAGACCGAACTGCTCGAACTGGACGAGGAGGAGGCAGCCGAGCTGCTCGAATCCGTCGGCCAGACCGAACCCGGCCTGCACTCCCTGGCCCGCGCCGGTTTCGAGACCCTCGGCCTGCAGACCTACCTCACCGCAGGACCGAAGGAAACCCGCGCCTGGACCATCCGCAAGGGCGACACCGCGCCCCAGGCGGCAGGTGTCATCCACACCGACTTCGAACGCGGCTTCATCAAGGCCGAGATCGTCTCCTTCGACGACCTCGAGGCAGCCGGTTCCATGGCCGAGGCCAAGGCCCAGGGCAAGGTCCGCCAGGAGGGCAAGGACTACGTCATGGCCGATGGCGACGTGGTGGAGTTCAAGTTCAACGTTTAG
- a CDS encoding carboxymuconolactone decarboxylase family protein: MDLSMDKGNEFVEATQSPEGAAAWKQQLDEFAPGSSDWVVGAVFGGTYQREGLELRDRQMLNMAALAAMGGVEPQLTGHIKTAVDVAGMSREEVAECFVHLMPYIGVPKTLAAMRCMKAAFEGEA, from the coding sequence GTGGATCTGAGCATGGACAAGGGCAACGAGTTTGTTGAGGCAACGCAGTCACCGGAAGGTGCCGCCGCCTGGAAGCAGCAGTTGGATGAGTTCGCGCCGGGTTCCTCGGACTGGGTTGTCGGGGCGGTGTTCGGTGGCACCTATCAGCGTGAGGGCCTGGAACTGCGGGACCGTCAGATGCTGAACATGGCCGCCCTCGCCGCCATGGGTGGGGTGGAACCACAGCTGACCGGCCACATCAAGACCGCCGTGGATGTTGCCGGCATGAGCAGGGAAGAGGTGGCGGAATGCTTCGTCCACCTGATGCCCTATATCGGTGTGCCGAAGACCCTGGCTGCCATGCGCTGCATGAAGGCCGCCTTCGAGGGGGAGGCCTGA
- a CDS encoding 2'-5' RNA ligase family protein gives MTSPDNILFHLPTREEQQVREIFARLEERGFPAQRQTPHITVTFSRDMAGPVVERAAQLLPPLIPASFQRVGTVVFGTKRKQTVAWLLETSVELENAAREISALNPDGRGRRWTPHLTMGLRLPRKIVPDYVRALDEVTSAHFRELTAARAAFWRPRTQELTVLAGMS, from the coding sequence ATGACATCCCCGGACAACATCCTGTTCCATCTCCCCACACGGGAGGAACAACAGGTGCGTGAGATCTTCGCGCGCCTGGAGGAACGGGGATTCCCCGCCCAGCGGCAGACCCCACACATCACTGTGACGTTTTCGAGGGATATGGCCGGCCCTGTGGTCGAGCGAGCCGCGCAACTGCTCCCGCCACTGATACCCGCCAGTTTCCAGCGGGTGGGCACCGTGGTCTTCGGCACCAAACGCAAACAGACTGTCGCCTGGTTGCTGGAAACATCTGTTGAACTGGAAAATGCCGCTCGTGAGATCAGTGCGCTCAACCCTGACGGGCGCGGCCGGCGCTGGACACCCCACCTGACCATGGGATTGCGTCTGCCCCGGAAGATCGTACCCGATTATGTCCGGGCCCTGGATGAGGTGACGTCCGCGCATTTCCGGGAACTCACCGCTGCGCGGGCTGCATTCTGGCGACCGAGGACGCAGGAACTGACTGTTCTGGCCGGAATGTCCTAG
- a CDS encoding amidohydrolase family protein: protein MDTALFDSHLHIIDPGFPLVENNGYLPPTFTVGDYGTRVAGLNVLGGAVVSGSFQAFDQSYLRDALRRLGPRFVGVTQIPATTSDERILELHAMGVRAVRVNLARGGSAEAGDLDRLARRVHEVAGWHTELYVTELAPVAEVVRGLPAVSIDHLGMRSENLPVLLDLVDEGVMVKATGFGRVDLDPVAAMRAIVGVNPGALMVGTDLPSTRARRPFADADLELAAEAVGAENLEAVFHGNAEALYLGGHNT from the coding sequence ATGGACACCGCACTGTTTGATTCCCACCTCCACATCATCGACCCGGGCTTCCCGCTGGTGGAGAACAACGGTTATCTCCCTCCGACCTTCACCGTGGGGGACTACGGCACCCGGGTGGCCGGTTTGAACGTGCTCGGCGGGGCGGTGGTCTCCGGGTCCTTCCAGGCATTCGACCAGTCCTACCTGCGCGATGCTTTACGACGCCTGGGCCCCCGTTTCGTCGGCGTCACCCAGATACCCGCCACCACCTCCGATGAGCGGATCCTTGAACTGCATGCCATGGGTGTGCGGGCCGTCCGCGTCAACCTGGCCCGGGGAGGTTCCGCTGAGGCGGGCGACCTGGACCGTCTGGCGCGCCGGGTCCACGAGGTGGCCGGGTGGCACACGGAACTCTATGTCACTGAGCTGGCTCCGGTGGCGGAGGTGGTGCGTGGGCTCCCGGCGGTGAGCATCGACCACCTGGGCATGCGGTCGGAGAACCTGCCGGTGCTGCTTGATCTGGTGGATGAGGGTGTCATGGTCAAGGCCACCGGGTTCGGGCGGGTGGATCTGGATCCGGTGGCGGCGATGCGGGCCATCGTGGGTGTCAACCCCGGGGCGTTGATGGTGGGGACGGATCTGCCGTCGACACGCGCCCGTCGGCCCTTTGCCGACGCCGACCTCGAGCTCGCGGCCGAGGCGGTGGGGGCGGAGAACCTCGAGGCGGTTTTCCACGGCAACGCCGAGGCCCTCTACCTGGGTGGGCACAACACTTGA